CTAAAGAATAAGTTTAAATTTCTCCGATGTGGAATCATAAAATGAAGAAAgtgatttatatatataatttgacCTAAATTGTTTGGGTTAAATCCGGTTGCTTCTCATCCTGAACATTGCTAAGCTTGTGCTACCAAATAGAGAAGCTTCAGTTCAGTCTTCCTCTCAAGTTTGTTTTGCATGAAGTGGGGCAGAGGATGCCTTTTGAGGTGTCTATTCTCTAAATGTTTGTTTAACATTCTATTAACTGCTGTAGGACGCATCTCTGGTGGGAATGATGATAAATATAGCCATGCTACCTACATGCGCTTTCAGACAAAGGAGGATCTCTTGAAGTTCTATGAGAACCAATTCTACGTGGGAGTCCTTAGGGACCATGTACTGCCTTACTGCCATGTATGCCCTAACATGTAAAGAACAAAATCCTTTGTGCCTTTTGATTTGTATTTGTTAGTTCTGCTGCAGATGGAATCCCGCCCCCTTCTTTAATTTCTGAAACGTTTAGCATTACATGTTGACAGGAAATTATCAATGCCGATTTTGAGTCCGAAGTAGAAGATGATATACTGCCAATATTTCGAAAAGGAGAGGTTGAAACATATCCACTTACTTGAATCTCGTTAGAATTTTTGTACTTGCTATCTTAGAGTTGTTATTCCCTTTGTCCATCCAACTTATTTATGTTCTTATATACTTAATGCGGGATAGGCTAATCTTGAGACTTCTTCTAGAATAGGGTAATTGTTGATCCCCAACAGTGAGGCTTACACTCATTCTCATTAGTTGTTCAATCTTTAATGTGTATTATTTGGTGGTTTCCAGATTCTGCAAGAGACAGTCTTCTGAACTATTAATATTGTATTTCCATTTTTTCTCATCCAATCTATCTTTATTTTGCATGTCTTTCAGTGATTTTAGTGCTAGCGAGCATTAGGGAGTGACGGTAGGTTTTTGGTATCAACATGAGATATTTGACTGTGTTTGGGTGGCAGGAGTTCAACTATGGCGTGGAGCTTGTACTTCTGATAGCATTTGTCAAGAGTTCTTTGGATGGTCCTGCTGAAGATGCTTTGCTTGCTCTGTCAAAGCTGATAATGGAGTTCCCATCCTTAATCGTTCAGGCTACTCTTGGTATTCCTGGAATGTTTTACTGATGATGTACTTATCTATAGATTGTTTCCCAATTGACATGCTGCATTTTCTTGTTTAGGATAGAAGTCATAAGAAAACATAATCTGGAAAAAAAACAAACTTGGAGTTCAGAGATATTTAATAACATGAAAGGATTGTTTTAATCCATGTACTTTCAGTTATTCAATCACTGATCGGATACACATTTCCTATTCTCATTACTTGTTCCGTGGTACTGTTTTCTCTACCAGTTCACCAGCACCTCACAGAATTATCTCTCTCTTTTTCAGGTTCAATTTTTAATATTTCCAGTGTGGAATATACTCATGGTGTAGTAATACGGTTTCGCTCTTGTGAGCtctcatctttttccttttaCTTGCAATTTGAAATATTTCCGACAACTAACTGTGAATTTATCTATCAGCTGAAGCATTCCAGATGTTCATGAACAGTTCAGAATACAATAATGTAAGGACACCCGATCTGTAGCAGGTCTTCCAATCTTGGAATCTCTATCTTTGCTACTTTATTTGTACAAAACATATTTTAATGGAAGCACTGTCAAACTTAATTGCTCTTTAACAGATAAGTTGATATTATCTTTTATCGATtttaggtatttaaagcctctTGTAATTACATTTAAGTTGTGAGATAGATTATGCTTCAAAATACACATCCTGTACAATGGCTGTATCTTCTAGCTATCATTGTCATAACATATCCAAataattggtttaattattttgaagttttaaaggaagcTAGAAGTAGCTTAggtcaaaatttcataacttgacgatgatgattctactttctaAAATCTGAACGCTTTCCTTATTGAAAGCAGATGTGGAGATCTAAATTTCAGCCAATCGTCCAAAAACATCTCTCTGCTCATTTTTCGGTTGATCCAGTGGGCACAGAGCTTATGTAGCAAAATTTCATCCCATTACCTGAGTTACATATGAGGCGTTTAAACATCCTATTTTGGATATTGGCTGACTCTGGTGGCTTTGAAGATTCCTTTATTACATTACAATGCTCCCTTTTCCAGAGAGAACCAGCAGGTTAGCATTTAATTCACTGGAGGTCCCTTTTTCTCCTAACATGATATCTTAGATTGTGTTTGTGTTCTCATCGAGCACATTATTTAATGATTGGGAATATATTTGAATTTGATGGCTTTTGTGTTACTTTGCTATTCTAACTGAACTAGAATTATTCTCATCTAGTGAGTATATACCCTACAGAAAAACAGTTTTAATTGTGTGACGAACATGCTATGGATAGGGTACCTTGTATAAACTCAAAGGCGTGCATAATCTTTTGGCCTTTAGGATCCAGTTACTAGAAGATCTTGTTGGGAAGCAAAATGAGTTGAGATATTCAGACATTCTACTGAAGTATGCACACCTGGGAAAGCAGAAAAAGAAAGTTTTTCACTGAAATAtgtttataattaaaaatatgcAGCTGAATTTTGCTTCTGTGAGTCGTCGAACTCATTTTGGGATATCCACTAAATAATTtgcatcttttgtttctcataGCAGACATATTGTAACAGGTACGAAACTAACAATTGCCTCATATTGAGATTGTCATCCGTCTGGGAATTCACCTCGAAATGCTAAAAATGAAATGTTGGACTGCTTGAAGGACTTATTATTAGAATCTTCTTATGATGTACTATAGTAAGCATTTGTATCATATGTATCCAATGGATCGAAAAGCCAGCTGGCTTCTCCACCAGTGAGGCTATTATtgctttttttgtttgtttaaccAGGCTTAGGatagaaaataaggaagaaaaatgtACCTTATTTGGCTGCTTTTGAGACTAGCTAGTTGACTTCTTTGCATCAGCCGCAGTTTTTGATTTGAATGGACATATTTTAATCAAAGTCGGTGAGTGATCCCAATTTGATTGATTTTTAGCAATATTAGAAATTTGTCTTTTGGCATGTTTCTTCCTTTTCACTATCTGTGGCCTTCTTATTATTATCTTGAAGTTGTTTGAGTTACTATGCTTTTAAAGATCACATTATGCAGCTTTTGAACTACTTGATAATTAGATCAAGTTTGCTTGATAGAAAGAGCAGCTCCTGCAGTGTATAACTGAACTGGAAGTACAAAGAGAATTTTATACATTTGGTAAATGAATACAGAAAACATCAAAAACAGTAGGCAAAAgaaaggaggaggagaagaaacTTTTAAGTTCCATGAAATATTTATGTACAATATCACTTGGAACATGTTACAGAAGACTATCCATTACTAGTTTATATTGTTTCCTAGTATAAAGTTGTGATTGCCTCAATATAAAACCAAAAGAATAGAAAATGATCACAATTCACACCACTAACTGCAaaacctgagattttgtagaaaCAGTAAGATGAGTGGAGacgcctcttgcagaaatgcatgGTAAGATTGCGTACAATAAACTCTTGTGGTCCGGCTCTTCCCCGGACCCgcgcatagcaggagcttagtgcaccgggctgcccttttagtAAGATGAGTGGAGAAGATAATCAATTGTGTAGAGGGTTCGGTCCTCCCGGAACAGCGTGATGTGAAACTGCGTAGCTTTGGTCAAAAACTTCATTTCTTGTTGGTTTAGGATCTGGTGCAGAAAAATGCCATGAAAACCTGGAATCTAAGTCTCTTTTGAATATTTGCTCTTTGCTTGTAGTGGTAATTTCTTGGCTGTTACTGCAACTTGAAAGTTGGCTCAGAATGAGTATCACAATAATTAGGAGAAATAGCACAGCAGGGTACTGAGTTTTCATGACTTGATGATAATTTAGAAGCAGAATAAGTGAGGAAATTGGCAAAAGAAAACAGGGCAGTGTCATATGAGCTTATTCACTTGTACAGACTGATGAGTTGTCTTATTAATTTGCGTTGAAAAACCTATGGTGCAGACAAGGACTGGGAAAATAGTACTACTAAATAATCTTGGCCTGTGTAAATGACAAGTGTACCCTCAAAACGTTTCATTTGTTAATGCTCAATAGTTTAAGAATACTCATATTTGCTTGTAACCCGCACCAGATGTTTAAACTAAACCATGCTTAAGTCATAATTTAAAGCTTCTACTCGTAGtttctattattttttaattaacgTCTTACATATAATGATCGATAGTAGTAAACACAAAGTACTAGTAGAACTTTTAGAATTTAGTTGAAACGAACCCGAGACAAGGTAATTGTAATCTATAAATATTGAACCCCAACTATATGCCAGTATACTATTCGGGGAGTCAatatgtcacaacccgaaatttcacactgacgggaccgtgatggcgcctaacatttcacttgctaggcaagccaacgttagagaatcattaaaccaattccttattctcattcagtaattaacaataattaactaagatgaaatataataagtgcggaatatcataaaactgtattaattattgtcacccggatctggagtcacaattcacaagcattctagaatttactacaagtaatagtctgaaagaaatacaactgtctgaatgaaagaaaacagtagggcataaaagatagacggggatttcaaggtctgtgaataccgatagatctaccttgagtctccggacagcggaccaataacaaaatctcgatcaatctgagccggtatcaaaatctgcacagaaagtgcagagtgcagcatcagtacaactgaccccatgtattggtaagtgtcgagcctaacctcgacgaagtagtgacgaggctaaggcaaggcacgtacaaatcaacctgtacaatttaacagtgtatatacaaataatagaaatgaagaactaaacaggaattgtcgggaggggaacatactgaggggaatacaagataatgaactacaatagaatgatcaccggagcagtcaatataccatgaatcaacaggaatagtgaatacagtaagaaaaaatgcacggcatcacccttcgtgcttttactctcaatctcaccataaaattaatagaaacggcacggcatcacccttcgtgcattaactctcatatcatggtacggcatcacccttcgtgcattaacactcacaatatggcacgacatcacccttcgtgcattaacactcacaatatggcacggcatcaccctctgtgcattaacactcacaatatggcacgacatcacccttcgtgcattaacactctcccttaccataatgcaatgcataaataacaacagggagatagaataacaagtacaaaccttacttcaacatttggttccataatatcaatctcaactttgaaataaaaactcaattatcccCAAAAaattcgtaaacatgataagaacgacaaattgaacaacactagtataacacgtagcaatttggcataagaaagagacaatataagaaaaacagagaaacatggaaactaggtaaattggcggcgcataagtactcgtcacctcacatatacgccactcgcatggatttcacttagcaagtaatctaaggttcctaattactcaagtcagggttagacacaacacttacctcactctgaaggccacttaattctcaatcacaacttttcctttgggattcacctccaaaccactcgtatctattcaaaaatgactaataatatcaaatactgctaaagaaatcaattatattgcataaattaaatttcccaaattttctttcaaaaagtcaaaaaatcgaccccgagcccgcttggtcaaaactcgaggttcggaccaaaatctacttacccattcaccccccgagcctgaatatataattggttttggaattcgacctcaaattgaggtctaaatccccaaatttttaaaattcctagtttctaccctaacccctaattctaccatgaaaactctagattttaggttgataattcaagaaatgtaatgggtaattgaaaaaaaatggttcagaatcacttaccaacactttggggaagaaaatgactcttgaaaatcaaCTCTACCCGTTTAGTTCTTGAAAAATGTTAAAGAAATGGTTTAAActcgtgtttgattctgttttatgcactgggcgagagtgtgcatcgcgttcgcgaggccactgtcacgttcgcgaagggtactggctgccaagccttcgcattcTCGAGATCCTGCTCGCGTttgcgatggttactcccccctgGCCGTCGCAttcgcgaggcattgctcgcgttcgtgatgaaggaacgaccaaccctaCCCCAGGTGttcctaacactacgcgttcatGAGgagttggtcgcgttcgcgaaggataatgcccccatcgcttcgcgttcgcgacaaagccttcgcgttcgcgaagaagaaaacttcagctgcccagtttactcttcgcgttcgcgagagtaccttcgcgaacgcgaagaaggacatgccagaacacctgctgcagcaaaataccaaatttttaaagtccaaaacatctcgtggcctatctgaaactcacccgagccctcggggctccaaaccaaacacgcacacaagtctaaaaacataatacgaacttgctcgcgcgatcaaatcgctaaaataacacctagaactacgaatttagcaccaaatcaaatgaaattctcaagaacactttaaaatttctattttctctactggacgtccgaatcacgtcaaatcaactccgtttctcgccaaatttcacagacaggtcttaaatatcataatgaacctgtaccgggctccgaaaccaaaatacggacccgatactgacaatgtcaaatatcaatcaattcttaaaaataaataattttcagacttttaattttcatcaaaaattcataactcgagctagggacctccaaattcgatttcgggcatacgcccaggtcccataattcgatacggacctaccgatgccgtcaaagcatggatccggacccgtttaccaaaaatgttgaccgacgtcaactaaaatcaacttttaaggcaaaaatttttattttcattagttttcaacataaaagcttttcggaaaactgcccggactgtgcacacaaatcgaggagggtaaaatgagatttttaaggcttaagagcacagattcgagttctaaaacataagatgacccttttgggtcatcacaaaataatacCATATGTGACTGCAATTTTTCATATACAGTGAAACATCTCTATAACAGTATCGTTTGTTCCAAAATattttggcttttatagtgaatgactgttatacACGTATAACAGCATTTGGCGTTTTGAATATATTTTGGCTGTTATAGacaaaaaatatccaaaaattaacttttttttcatttttaatattacatataaaggtaaaaaaatatttaaattcaaaatctcaaaagatatgaATATTTTACGAATTAAATGCTAAAGAAATCTAATACATTAAttaaaaaattcataattaaacGTACAAACATTTAAACTCTAAGACACGCAGTTAAATTTTTCAAGAGTGATGGTATGATTATCTTTTTGGTATTGGCACAATGCTACCTTTGTTTCCAAAGGAATAGCTTGGAGTTTAGACCCCATATgacatgaaaaaaattaaaaagaatagcTTGAATTTTCTAAACGAATAACTTTAGTGTGTTCTTTAAATTTTATTACCTATGCACTAAGAGAAACTCACTCAAATATTTAAACATCCAAGAGTATCACGTGCTAATCtcttcaaataaaaaattatgaTGTGCATAtcttaaaaaatatgaatatattaCGTTTACATAATATTGGCATTTGtccaatataaaatatatcatGTGTAGATCTTCCAATAAAAAAGAATGATATGCATATCTTCAAAAAGTATAAATAAATCTTTTAAGtatcttttggcatttttctAATGAAAAATATATCATTTGAAGATcttcaaaaaaatataataataataatgtgcaTATTTTCATGGAACGTACTGTTATCTTTAAGATATATATTTCTATTATAAGTTTTATAttaaagttataaaatatttgattaaaatatttagaattattattaataataatctTAGAAAATGTACATGGTTGTTATAGATGAGTAATTTTACAAAGAGCGTACTATCATAAagatggttgttgttgttataggtAGAAAGTTGTTATAGAGAGATAATATATAACATAAAAAATCGGTTCTGAAAAAAACTAGACTTTTATGGTGAATGgttgttatatagggatgttgttatagagaggtctgactgtattCTTAATATTTTTAGTCTTACAACAATTTTATTTATAGTATTTTTATATACTTTCTAGCTATGCAAGTTCTATTTCGCAAAGGAAAAGATCCAATTCATACGGAAATTAGGTGTAGTGAACTTTGTACTTTCAACACTAATTTTCTATTTGGATGCAGGGGGTACTGTATTTAA
This DNA window, taken from Nicotiana tabacum cultivar K326 chromosome 15, ASM71507v2, whole genome shotgun sequence, encodes the following:
- the LOC107774056 gene encoding stress-response A/B barrel domain-containing protein UP3 isoform X1 — encoded protein: MRNSRYSGKIKMQIIHTQTIASPLTNIFLNSTTSSTLASSPKKPFNFSPFPSKKNPKWNASGSILKSNHELRTKNRIVICSASEQRSFGYDAKQKRKVVEHVCLIKGKEDLSEEQEKDMLDYLYTTQYQMRGILSISLGRISGGNDDKYSHATYMRFQTKEDLLKFYENQFYVGVLRDHVLPYCHEIINADFESEVEDDILPIFRKGEEFNYGVELVLLIAFVKSSLDGPAEDALLALSKLIMEFPSLIVQATLGSIFNISSVEYTHGVVIRFRSSEAFQMFMNSSEYNNMWRSKFQPIVQKHLSAHFSVDPVGTELM